The genome window CTTAAAGATCACTTTAAGAACGAAGTCTTAAAACTaagaacaaattcttaaaactaagaacattagtcttaaaataataccaaaaatactagatttagtTTACTAAACTCGGTAATCCATCGAAATTCTTATAAAGTTTTTACCCAGCTTTCATGGCTTTCGTTAATAGCTCTGTTTAAGAGAGCACAAGTTCTCCTGGGTTCAAATACTGTTCGCAAATCGATCACATAAGTGTTTTGTAAGTAGAGTGGTTAACAACATACAACtgaataaaatagtaaaataataaacaaataaaaaaaagaacaataaaatataatgtaaaataCTTTGTCTTTGTACTTCTTATTAATATGAACTTGAGCATTATATTAAAAGATCTTCGAATCAAATTCTGTTTTCTGACAttaagatttttatatttatctttattgtagaacttttttttttcagtgtacaGTGATCTCCTATATAGATGAGAACAAGCTTGATTCTAGGCGTTGTCGATTGGTGCTGTTTGGGCCACGTGTCTTTAACAAACTGACCATGGGCTGCTGCttgagctgctgttgcttcggTTTATATTGCTGATGttttagttgctgctgctgctgcttcaactgctgctgtagctgtcACTGAACTGTTGTCTCAATTCAATCTCAGCTCGTTCGTCTCCAGCTGCGGTTGTGTCGAGATAGACAGCTTAAAGATGCAGCTGAGCAGAGATCTGCAGCAGGAACTGGTGTTGTTGCGCGCATCCTTTGAGCAGCCAGCGATGCAATTCCCCGAGATTTGGCTGCGCGACAATTGCCAATGTTCCAAGTGCTACATGCAACAGACACGCAGTCGCTTGCCACATGGCTGGAACTACCTAGACACCGCGGTGCAAGTGCAGCAGCTCAGTTGGTGTATGGCACAGCAAGCACTGCACATCGAATGGAACGATGGACATCAGTCCAGCTACACGTACAGTTGGCTCAAAGAACGCGACTTCTCGCCAGCGAATCGCGCTCGATATCTACGCGATTTTTATCGCCCCGAGCCTCGTCACTGGTCGGGGAAACAATTCACTCTGATTCAACGAGAGTTTTGGTATCAAGAGTTGCTCAGTTCAGATAAAGTACTGCTGGAGTGGCTGCATCATTTGGTTGTCTATGGCGTGGCGCTGATCAAGCAGGCGCCACTGGAGGCAGATGTGCTGCGCAAGTTGTGCAACCGCGTTGGGTTCATGCGACGCACCACGTATGGCGACGAGTGGAGCGTGCGTGCTCAGCCTGGAGCCAGTAACTATGCCTACTTGGCAGCTCCGTTGCCACTGCACACAGATATGCCCTACTTTGAGTACAAGCCGGGTGTGACGCTGCTGCACACGTTGGAACAATCGGATTCGCCGGGCGGTTGGAATCTGCTGAGCGATGCCTTCCATGTGGCTGACTTGCTGCGCCAACGACATCCCAGAGCCTTCCAGGTGCTCTGTGAAACGCCTGTGGATTGGGCGGACATTGGCAGCGACAAGGAGTTGAGCTTCCATAACATTTGGCGTGAGCCTGTTATCAAGtaagtttgttatttttttattcaagcTATTCGCTAGTTGCTCAACTATCTCCACTGTTTGGCAGCCTCGATGCGAATGGCCGGTATAAGCGCATCAACCATAGCATTCCACAGCGCGACAGTCACTTTAGTGTGGCAGCGGGGCAAGTGCGTCCATGGTACGAGGCGATGGCATTGTTTATCCAGCTGGCCAACGTAGAGGCATGCACCTTCAAGACCACACCCGGAGATGTGCTTACGTTCGATAACCTGCGCATGGTCCATGGACGCACGGGCTACGATGACACGGATCGCAATGTTCGACACATTGTTGGCGCCTTCGTCGATTGGGACATTGCTTTCTCTCGGTGGCGTGTGCTGCGGCATGCCCAAGGCTATTGCAAGTAGTTGCGCCACTCAATCTCAACTATCTATAGAATGCTTGCTATCGCTCAGCTATCGGCTTATCAGTGAGCAAAACACGTGAATAACAAAATACTCACTACGAGGTCAACATGCGGCACGTTTTCAGCAATAACATCAGCTTCAAATCATGTACAAtaatttctaataaattaccataataatattgtttgaaatatacatttaagtGCATTTACTCATGTCAAATTATATAACACCTTGTTAAATTAGTTATGATAAAGACTATTTATAGTCTATTCTGTAgtgattgaattgaattatggCAATTCAGtgattttaatagttttagtTGGTCTACAAATTAAagtcaaattcaaatttaagtaTGCTTAGTTAATGAAATCGTCAATGAggttattaaataatatattgctAGCTGCTGactaaagaatttaatttatagtaatcatattttaaaatagacttcattctaaatatatatgatatgatacaaatatattcaaatatatcaaTACTCTTTAATGTTAATCTCTTGTTAATCATCTGTTTATGTTATCTGAATGTTTTACCCAGTGGAAAGAACAAATTGTTCATTGCAGAACTTAAGCAAATTATtatctttaatttattgaacacTTTAGTAGCTTACAAgtgtaaagaaaataaaaaaagagtacAGGCAAATATGGCCTTTTGACTTAATCAGATTAGCttagtgaaaaataaaacaatgtaAGGAACATATTATAGTATAATTTGTTGAGAGAatctaattattattacatgttaatttacactttttaaacaatttgcatatcaatataaattgaatttcgttTTAGTGTAAAATTAATGACTGAACAGTTTATTTGTCATACTTTATTTCTGCTCATTTCATTTgagtatataaaaacaaaagagttgCTTCAATAGAATTTAATCTATCGGCAGACTCGCTGTAAACATGTGATGCGCATGGCGCTGGCAACAAACTATAAAACTAGCTGAAATCTTGCTGCTAATGAATGAGCTGGGAATCTCGCCTGATACTATTACGGATGAttaagcaaacacaaaagtGAAGTAAACACATGACAACAAGTGAAAGTCCGCGACACGTCATTGTTTACTTGAGCAAAATTTTGAGCAGAGATTGAATTGAATAGAATTTAATGCAGATGCCTGTTATCAGTGGCAGAGTGAATCAGTATTTGTGGCGAGTATTGCTGAGTTACTTTTGTGGCGTGTTTATCAATTTGTGAAAAAGccagaggaagagagagaaagagtatGAGAATGGGGTAAACAGTCATTGAAGTGTCGGCAGCTTTTAGTGTCGTCTGTAAATCACGCAAATGTGTTGCCAAGCACAGAGACAAAAAACCCTttaaacaagcaacaagccaGAATGTCCTTCTTcccatccacacacacacacaaacacacaagcacacacctTCGGGTAAAGATTTTTACGGCATTGCCACATTTTGACGGCACCTTTTGGCAGTGCCGGAAGCAGTCCGTAGatgttcttgtttttgttgttgttgttgttctggctgttgttattttttgttcatttttgtatgtgtttgtgtttttttgggtgCGGTTACCCACTGGCAAATCCTTAgcaaatctttttatttatgtcaTTGATGCCAGCAAGAAACACACAAAGCACACGAAAGACACacgaaatacacacacactcggcATCTGATTTTCAGCTTGCGAGCAAATAGAGAAGGTAAggaaagggaagggaagggaaaggGAGAGAGCACATGAATTTGTGCATGCCAGCCAAGTAAATCCCTCTAATAATCCACATAATAAGCAGCTGGAGAATGTTGTAGATGCCAGTCCAAGCCAAGACAAGCCAAgccaaggcagcagcagcagcaacagcaacagcaacagctgacAAAAGGGTTGCAACTTCAACTCGCCTCGCTTCAAAGAGTCTCGCAAGTCTCCTGCCTCCTCTTGTTTATAAGTTCATAAAACTCAACGAGCCAGGGTAGGGAATCGCATGAAATGGAATTGCTGCCACATAAAAGCAACATAACGGGAGAGGAAatacgaaaagcaaaaaaaatacaacaacgaagaaaaaaaaaacagtcgCAAATCCAATTTCTGGTCGGTGGCTTTTGGGCCAAGAAAAAAGACGAAACTCTTTTACTGCCCCAACCATAATGTGTAATTGAAAACCTGCGCTATATTGCACCCCAGGGCACGGGGTTCGATATGACCAACTAATTGGCACAGTTGCCACAAAAGGTGGCAAACATATTCACTGTGACACtgacaccaacaccaacaccgagacggagacggagacgaagACTGACACCGCTGGCCATTATGTAAACAAGGCCAAGAGAGCAAGACCAAGAGAAACCCTTGCCAAAATGCTGTCGCGTTGCAAATAATGCGCTCAATTTGTAGACACATTTCAagagcagacagacagacagacagcgacTCGGGTTTGAGGGCGCACACAACACAATTGGCAAACTAAAACGCTTACATACAATTTCCACAATTTCCgcgaacgaaagagagagagagagagataaagtGATGAAGAAGGGTTTGTGTCCCAGATTCGTGCCAAGATCTGGACAGAACTTTGGCTGTCACAATGATAAACATGCGGCAATTGACGCAATCATTGTCTGTCcatgaattgaattaaatcaaCTCAAGTGCGACAATTCTTCTCCGTTTTTTCCTTCAAGCAATATGAATATGCTTGCCACATTGGCGCATTtctttgtgtatgtgtgtgtgtgtgtgtgtggcaaatgaATGGGTTGCGTCATGCATGCCCGCCTCCGCCTGAGTCGCATTGAAATCAAACTAAAAGTAATAGAAGTATAAGTATATGCCACTCTTATATACTGAGTATGATTGTCAATCCTTTgtgtcgtatgcgtaatatgtGTTGCCCTGTAATTCCGTTTGATTTCGCTGCTGCAGGACATTAGCGCGGCTCAACGGCGCATTTTGCTTATTAGAATTCGTTTGTGCCGCTGGAGTATAATAAATTTTCCGAGCTGCCCCGTCTTCAGTCGTCTCCTTTCCTCCTTTCTCCTTCTGCCACGTGCCACATACGTTCTGCAGCAATTTCAAAGTTTATCACCAAAGCGTCTGCAACTTATGTACAACgtctgtcgctgtctctctctatatctatctgtgcatgtgtgtttgtgtgtgtgtctgcacGTCTGCTGTGGTTATGTGAAATCACATCGTAAAAATGTCCAAGTCCAAATGCCGCGCAGCCAAAGCTCATAAGTCCTTGCTTGCttcagttgttgcttttgctctctCCTTATCCTTATCGTTTCACCTGTCGCCTGGAATTGGCATTAGCGGTCCAACCCTTTGGCCCCCATGTCCTTTCAATTTATAGATGGCGcgcatataaatatttatttcgatGTGCAGCTGCCTCTCACTCttacactcactcactcgcttACACTTCAGTCGTCATACCTTtgcatcattattatttttatgatggCCTTAAAAGCATCGCCTTGGCGATCAATAAACATTCATGTCTGCGTCTCgatttgcagtttttttttttctttcccaCATTTTCAATAAGCGAAAGTGCTTGCCCGCAAACGTTCTTTCTGTGCTTCTTCTCCGCTTTATGGCAGCAAATAATTAAAGgtcaacaacaaccacaagaacaacaagcaCGTGTTTTATGTAAATGCCTCTCTTAAATGGCCCATCATCTGcttctgtatgtgtgtgtttggccaaaaaatcaacaaaactaaactaaaaccAACTGAAAATTGTGCCACATCAGCAGCATAcagtaaattatattttcggattgagtgttgtgtgtgggCAGGGTAGGGCAGGGAAAAAGGGGGAAGCTGGCTTGATATCACGATATGAGTTGGGCcctttcattattatcatttcgCATTAGCTGCATTTTATGGCCACTGTCACataaaacaatgcaaatacaaatacgagtGGCTGGCTGCCTCTGGGCCTGGAGCTGTTTTCACATTTCGTGCCAAACATatcacaattttaattaggCTAAATCGCTGCATGATGCACATTGCTGTCGTTGTtcccgctgttgctgttgtctgcCTCTTAAATGCCAGCCAGCAATTGCGAAAGTGAAATTTTGCAACCAGCACGCGGCAACATTTGACTGGTGCTCTCTCTATAATATTTCGTTAGTGCATCCAAATTTTGTGACGTGAATCTAACgttaaataaaagcagaatTTATTTGCGAATTCAAATGGCAAGTCATTAGTTTCTAATTACGTATTACATtcgcataattaaaatattgattttgatgaaattaaattttgggAATTTTTTAATGGTTCATGCAAGTTTCGTTTTAGAAGTTTTTATTATGCTCAAACAtatgtgtattatttttattgttttagaagattacatttgcataaagtaattattctttattaaacaatattatttctttgtaataaatatttttcatgctaatattgcaaaaagaagacaacaaaaaatattttagaaagtatttttaactgaaataagatatttaaatgaatatttatacatgtattttttaatttagaactttgattgaatttgaagtACTTTTAAATTAGTTCAGAGCTgaatattttaagataattaaattgtgtgtATAAACCTGATTCGATATTCTCATGCGTACTTATAGTATTTCCGAATTGAAATATGGAACATTAAAGTTTTGATATTtctataaaaacattttatttattaaacaagattatatttatttataaaatatgcagaCAAATTTCTGAGTAGCTTAGCTTAATGCAGCGGCTTTATGCGCTTCAATTCCATTTGATTTTAGTGCTAATTTAGggttaatgaaaataattgacAGTCGAATTGCTAAGTTAAGTACAAGATAAGCATTACAGACAGCCagaggagagagaggaaaagaaAGGAAAGTGGGAGTGGAAGGTAAGCGACAATATCAACAATGTGGCAAGACTGTAattatttggcaaattgagTTGTATTATgcattaattgcatttgcagcaTAATAATTTGGACAGCGTTCGCATATCGTTGTTTGGCCATGGCTCTGTAATATTTGTTGCCGACAGCAGTcgaagaacagcaacagcaaccagcaaatggcaaatggcaacggCAAACGGTAAATTGGTTAACAATTACACAAATCTCATAATGAAGTTAAAACGGTTCACTTGCACCGGAAGAAGAAcaggaagtggaagtggaactggaactgaaTTGGGGTTGAGGTTTGAGATGAGCTTGAATTCGAGGTTGAGGATTATTAGCATTGCCTGCGGTCAGGAAAATCTCGCTCTAGCTTGCTGTGGTGGCTTCTGCTCCATTTGCTCCAAGACCAAGAGTCCTGGAAAATTGATTAGCTGTTGTTACCGACCACCGGTTATGGGTTACGGGTTAGGGGTTACGGGTTACGCTCTATGCTCTGCAGTTTACAGTTTACGGATTGCATTTACCCTTGGCAATGGTTTGGTCTGCTTGCTGGCTGCAGCATTTGTTCTCTCTTCTCTGCAAATGAGAATCCCTTAACAGGTGTTGATGTTTGCTAAGTAGTTGCTGCCGTTGTCCCTGCTTTCTGCTGTGGCACGCTTCGCTTCGCTGCACATTGCTTtgattattttctattttcaacaaattgtaTGCAAATAGTTGCGGCTTCCACAGCCAAAGGGCCAAAgagatttaatattttccagTAACAACCACAATATTGACTTTTCACCTAAGCAAGCTGAAAAAGAAGAGCCGAGCAGAAGGACAAACTAAACAGAGACTGTTGTTCAGACTGCTTTCAGTATGCGGGCTACAGATTCGAAAATCTTTTGCCTCTAAAACGAAACAAAGTTCAATTTTGCCAAATACACCTGTATCGATTGCAGGCTAATGAAGAGGTTTAATCAACGCCCCAATTGATTAACcataaacaaattgtgttGCAATTCCAATTAGGAAACTCAAGTGCGAGTCGAgacgagtcgagtcgagtcgagtcgagtcgagtcgagagACTCGTAACTTGAGAGCTGAAAGCTTGCCGcaagctgttgttgcctggCAGCATTTGAACTGCAATTTGGTTAATTGCTTTACGCTCACttagtgtgcgagtgtgtgtgtgttcacaGGTGTGTCTGCTATCATAatttcatatgtatatattttggcAATATTTTCCAAAGTTGGTTTAAATTACTAGCAAATGTTATGAACTTAATAGTCAATAAGCCAAAACATTTTCACAACTTACTACCATcgtgtgtatatatagtatgtctgtatatatatttatatagtgtgtgaatgtatgtgtgcgcTGTCAACCCTTTtttgcgtgtgtatgtgtgctggGGTTTGCCTCATTAGACGACAACACATTTTGGCATTGATGCTGGGGCGTTAGAATAAAATTCAAGTTTTTTATGTGAGCTCGTAAACAGAATTGAATTGCCGCCTCTATGCGTGAGActatgagtgtgagtgtgtgtatgtgtgggtctactattgtgtgtgtgtgtatttgtgctTGCCTTTTTAATAGTTAACGAGCTCCAAAAACTTGGCGcccttttgtgtttttgcctCGCACATCCTGGCAATCTTCCAGGGAGGGAGAAAGGGAAACCCTTGTGCAAAAATGGGTACGGTCAACACATGGCTAGAAGGGGGAGGGGTACGGAGCTCATTGTTAACCATTGttgcaaattttcttttatgagTTTTGCAAGAGGTTATAAAAATGGCATGACCGGAAATTACAAATGTCCATATAATGTCAATACAAGTGCAGATTAGTGGCTGTCATGTGGCTCGTttcagcagcggcggcgggGGGCGTGTGCGATTTTGGCAATTGTGCTAAATTTAAAACTGAATTGCCTAACCAACAGCCTACGCTTGCCCTTCTCCTCCCCCACCCAAAATAcctttatttgctttaaacaaacaaactgcCAAATGCCGGAAGTCATTTGCATGCAACGCAgagtctccctctctcgctctctctctatatctagctctctctctctgttttgttCCATGCATGTTTAGATGGATTTGTCGATTTGTGGCTGGACTGCAAATGCATTAAATGGGAGCGTAAACACTGCCACAACTGGGTTCAGATGCTGcaagcagcaaccagcaaccaacaaccagcaaccagacagcagcagcagagaacACAGAGTTGCGCCCTTCTacgtgccacgcccacatttGCTGGTGTTTTGGCATTTGTGTTAATTTCATgccaggcacacacacacacacatacactcacacacatacgttCAGTCTCATTGTGGTCTCTGTGCATCTCTGAAttatgtttttgattttagttgACAATGAGCGGGGCACAAATTTATTGTCTACAACTGCAAAATCGAAGCGTTGacaacgccagcaacaacagcaaatgccgttgccgttgctgttgctgttgcagttgcagcgtGGGCGTTTTAGCAAGTGCCAACTGCGACAAGGCGTGGCACTGACAGctaaacataaacaaacaaatggacagacaaacaaacgaacaacacacaaatgcaactgcaacaagcGCCTAAGCGTATGcaacatgcagcagcagcagcaaccacatcTGAGTTGCAAGTGCAACACTCTCTGCAACTGCACTTGATATTAAAGtgatgcgtatgtgtgtgtgtgttggtggtGCAATTGTGGTTTCTGTCGCCTTGTTCAACCattctctgctgctgctgccgcctcacgctgcttgctgccattttaattgaaaattgccacTATTTACGATCTCAGTCACAGTCAGCGAAACAATTATactattgtttttgtttctggcaaatacaaaatatgcatgcattttattaatttaataatatgaaacTGGTATTTTTGACCAGAAAGaaaaattaagtgaaattcACTTActcttatttgattttcaaatttaaatgaaaataattagcGGTAATTATAAATAGAGGGAAATATGCTTTTAAATTATGCTactttattaagtatacgttcTAAAAGTTTAGTCTCCAAATGTTTATGTTACTTTCAATCTCTTTTTCAATCATTCGTGTttactataatattattgcattAGCGTTGACATTATAAACTCACTTTCGAGCATTAATCTGCAAAAATCGTTAGTTGtggtaaatatttgaaaattgattatTCTATTCAAGCCTAAAATATTGTGTCTCCAAGTGTTTGGCATTTAACATCTCTTTTCCAATTATTCGTTCGTGTTTGTGcatagaatttaaaaatcctaaatggtaaaatatatttatacccgctacccatagggtagaagggtattataactttgtcccggcaggaaatgtatgtaacatgtagaaggaggcatctccgactttataaagtatatatattcttgatcagcgtcaacagccgagacgatctagccatgtccgtctgtccgtctgtgtgtctgtgtgtctgtccgtctgtccgtatgaacacctggatctcagagactataagagatagagctctaattttatttcgacagcatttcttatgtttgcacgcagatcaagtttgtttcaaatttttaccacgcccacttccgcccccgcaaatcaaaaaaatcgaattaaagctatagttgcaaattttggaatatacaataataactatagtggttatgattcctgaaaattttgttgcgatcagaagaaaattgtcgttgttattaaagatacttttgtatgggcaaaaaacgcctacttactaagggtcttagttgctttggatgacaatctggtatattgtgccgtctatggcatattttgaatgcggtactatatcgatatatcaaatataccatttggtatatttttaatatttttgcaatatattccgtatattttgagaataataccgcaaaacaTATTGATTTTCttcaaattgggtagcgggtatctcacagtcgagtacactcgactgtagctttattacttgtttttattaaaatattgacaaaacaatacaaaatattttctgaaATATACGTGATTTGTATTCAACTTCATACGAAAATAAGATTATTTTCCTACAAATAGAATAttgacaaataaaaataatttttggcaaaatgaactttttttatttgccaattGTGTAGAATGAATTTACTGAATAATTTTACTCTACGTAAATGTACCCACAAATAAAGAATgtcaatgaatgaaatttcttTTAGAAAACCAGTCAACCTCAACTCACCGCAGGATGCTTGCATCCTTGCCGCGTTCTTAGAGCCATCTATTATTGCAGTTGACagttaaaaaatgttttacatgGCGCTGGCTAAATTAGTAACGGGGTCATTAAGCGACtttatttgtgtgttgcaTAAAATTGAAGATGACATCGTAAACTTGCAACTGCCGCTGGCTGGCCGGGccaagaagaggaagaggaagggGAGAGAGGGTGCATTACACTTTCAGTCTTGCAGCAGCAAATTTTTTGGCATACAGTCAAGATGTGCCTCGACAGTGGGCCGAATGGGTGGGCCAAGCTCAGTGGGGAGCTAAAAAGCAGCCGTAAAGGTGTTTTTATAGCTGCCATGGCAAAGGCGTAAGGTGTGGACTGCGGGGGAGGGACCAAAGGGGAGGGGCAGTGCGATGGGCAGCATGTTGTTTGCGCCTGGCAGTAGAGTCGATATTTACACGCGAAGCTGTCCTgtccgactgcgactgtgactgctGCCAGGACTTGTTTGCTAAGCGCCAAGGATTGGCTGCCAGGTAACGGCCAGCagaagagatagagagaaacgGAGAGActcagagtgagagagagatagagagagagagagagcgtgtgATAGCTGCTAAGTTGGCTTGCAGGTGTgattttatgcaatttgctTTCATATTAAATGAGTAGCTGCTGTCGAGCTGCTCTCTGAAGTGCTAAAAGTGGGCGAGGGGGGGAGGGCGAAGAAAGGGCACTCGATAGTTTGGGGGCATGTGGGGCACATAAAGAACTTTCATTCATGGCTGTGGAAGTGCTGTTGGGTATCGGGAATCGGGGCCCCTATATGCCGGGCTATGTCGGCTATACTCTACTGGCAAAGTAACTGTGCAAacgttgcagctgcaaatcCGCAATCAGacaaagcaaataattttgcaaaaataaatatgaggGATTATTGTGCAGGCAGGCAGTCGACAGCAGGCCGAAGGGGGGCGTgcctgaaaagtatgctataataAAATGCAGCTAAGTCGACAGacgacagacggacggacagaaagacggacggacagacagacagacagacggccTGCATAGCgatattaaatttcaagtgcatGTGTTAAGCCGCcagtcgacgacgacgacgacgacgactgtACCGCCTTGTGGCTGCCACTATTTGTGGCACACAGCAGAGCGGAGCAGAGTCGGGCGGGCCTGCCATTGAAATGTTGTCCTTGTCTTGTGCAGCAAATGCTGCatcagcagaagcagaagcagaatcAGAAGCATCTGTAGCATCCCCTAATATGTTGCTCAATATTACGACGACATTCAACTGAATGCACTTGCCACTTGAGAGATTAG of Drosophila nasuta strain 15112-1781.00 chromosome 3, ASM2355853v1, whole genome shotgun sequence contains these proteins:
- the LOC132790286 gene encoding gamma-butyrobetaine dioxygenase codes for the protein MQLSRDLQQELVLLRASFEQPAMQFPEIWLRDNCQCSKCYMQQTRSRLPHGWNYLDTAVQVQQLSWCMAQQALHIEWNDGHQSSYTYSWLKERDFSPANRARYLRDFYRPEPRHWSGKQFTLIQREFWYQELLSSDKVLLEWLHHLVVYGVALIKQAPLEADVLRKLCNRVGFMRRTTYGDEWSVRAQPGASNYAYLAAPLPLHTDMPYFEYKPGVTLLHTLEQSDSPGGWNLLSDAFHVADLLRQRHPRAFQVLCETPVDWADIGSDKELSFHNIWREPVINLDANGRYKRINHSIPQRDSHFSVAAGQVRPWYEAMALFIQLANVEACTFKTTPGDVLTFDNLRMVHGRTGYDDTDRNVRHIVGAFVDWDIAFSRWRVLRHAQGYCK